In the Candidatus Electrothrix sp. GW3-4 genome, one interval contains:
- a CDS encoding TonB-dependent receptor — translation MKNNRKLPWLIPVLLLAGVTSATAAEEQAKDAKNDIKEMEEIVVSAESGAQGIVLTPTETVINTEQFNSIGAASTVDEVLKHHSIIDSRAQSDLVPDDDTITLRGFSNNRFVTALDGLTIQKTGGRKSSHIVDFALLPTFLIESIEILPGPHSALYDAKGIGGVLNLVSKRPQRRDSLKPDVSLSTGLRSYNTQRHNLSVEGGIQNFTYDLGYQKDSSDGYLRNHESDIDTVFTRFSYLLPDDGLITLSGSYTWADRTIPVKNPGTAQDGSEDYDSSYPVYEDASFEPWEDPDWNKDAYSLRLHGDKATAIGTLSLNAYTSKEDRDRAYYVKEGKDIVYTPWLTEWWQHGGKLQDEIQWNEDHTTTIGADLVQMYDDGIVDNEDTERINKKGLYVQHQWALLPSLDLRLGARYEDVTIWVSNGSSSPYIAGQDMAIERNWSEPIPKSFLTWKMDELTPWLRDTSLSAGVSKIWHAPDYHGDYNPQGKPAGAWLEPEHGMGYDLVFTRRLWRDIALKANYSFYSIEDYIAYNRSFAKYGSSKAGALAYSDYKINLEEMQRHGLELELDGHITDDLSFYLTYAWQNFENQGNEPAGEQVQDGQAENRLTLGLRYDLFENTMLMLDYSYQGAEVTEVSEEVQPDTWVFHEVENPSYSVFDLGFEQTLLENAYRMQDVKLNLYVKNLLDEEYYETKGTPSTDRTFGAILSMRF, via the coding sequence ATGAAGAACAACAGGAAACTTCCCTGGCTTATTCCGGTGCTGCTGTTGGCCGGAGTGACCTCTGCGACGGCAGCCGAAGAACAGGCAAAAGACGCGAAAAACGATATCAAGGAGATGGAAGAGATCGTGGTCTCAGCAGAGAGCGGTGCCCAGGGCATTGTCCTGACCCCAACCGAGACCGTGATCAACACCGAGCAATTCAACAGCATCGGTGCGGCAAGCACGGTGGATGAGGTGCTCAAGCACCATAGTATTATTGATTCCCGGGCCCAGTCCGATCTGGTCCCGGATGACGACACCATCACCCTGCGCGGTTTCAGCAACAACCGCTTTGTCACCGCCCTGGACGGCCTGACCATTCAGAAGACCGGGGGCCGCAAGAGTTCTCATATCGTTGACTTTGCCCTCCTCCCTACCTTCCTGATTGAGAGCATCGAGATCCTGCCCGGTCCCCACTCGGCCCTCTACGATGCCAAGGGGATCGGCGGGGTGCTCAACCTGGTGAGCAAGCGCCCGCAAAGACGGGACAGCCTGAAGCCGGATGTCAGCCTGTCCACCGGCCTCCGTTCCTATAACACCCAACGCCATAACCTGAGCGTGGAAGGCGGGATCCAGAACTTCACCTACGATCTTGGCTACCAAAAGGACTCCTCTGATGGCTACCTCCGTAACCATGAATCGGATATCGATACCGTTTTTACCCGCTTTAGCTATCTCCTGCCCGATGACGGCCTGATCACCCTCAGTGGCTCCTATACCTGGGCCGACAGAACTATCCCGGTGAAGAACCCAGGGACCGCCCAGGACGGCAGTGAAGACTATGACAGCTCCTATCCGGTCTATGAGGATGCCTCCTTTGAGCCCTGGGAGGACCCGGACTGGAATAAGGACGCCTATTCCCTGCGTCTGCACGGGGACAAGGCAACCGCCATCGGTACCCTCTCCCTCAATGCCTACACCAGCAAGGAGGATCGGGACCGGGCCTACTATGTCAAGGAGGGCAAGGACATTGTCTATACCCCCTGGCTGACCGAGTGGTGGCAGCATGGCGGTAAGCTCCAGGATGAGATCCAATGGAATGAGGACCACACCACCACCATCGGGGCTGATCTGGTCCAGATGTACGATGACGGCATTGTCGATAACGAGGACACGGAGCGGATCAACAAAAAAGGCCTCTATGTCCAGCACCAATGGGCCCTCCTCCCCAGTCTGGACCTGCGTCTGGGCGCACGCTACGAGGATGTCACCATCTGGGTGAGTAACGGATCGAGCTCGCCTTACATAGCAGGCCAGGACATGGCCATTGAACGCAACTGGAGTGAGCCTATTCCCAAGTCCTTCCTGACCTGGAAGATGGACGAGCTCACTCCCTGGCTGCGGGACACCTCCCTTTCCGCCGGTGTCAGCAAGATCTGGCATGCCCCGGATTACCACGGCGACTATAACCCCCAGGGTAAACCGGCTGGGGCCTGGCTGGAGCCTGAACACGGCATGGGCTATGACCTGGTCTTCACCCGCCGTCTCTGGCGGGATATCGCGCTCAAAGCGAACTACTCCTTTTACAGTATTGAGGATTATATTGCTTATAACCGGAGCTTTGCCAAGTACGGCAGCTCAAAGGCCGGAGCTTTGGCCTATTCCGATTATAAGATCAACCTGGAAGAGATGCAGCGGCACGGCCTGGAGCTGGAACTGGACGGGCATATCACTGATGATCTTTCCTTTTACCTCACCTATGCCTGGCAGAACTTTGAAAATCAGGGGAATGAACCCGCCGGAGAGCAGGTGCAGGACGGTCAGGCCGAAAATCGCCTTACCCTGGGACTGCGCTATGACCTGTTCGAGAACACCATGTTGATGCTCGACTACTCCTATCAGGGCGCAGAGGTTACCGAGGTGTCCGAGGAGGTCCAGCCCGATACCTGGGTTTTCCATGAAGTGGAGAACCCTTCCTACAGTGTCTTTGATCTCGGATTCGAGCAAACCCTGCTGGAGAATGCCTATCGTATGCAGGATGTCAAACTAAATCTGTACGTCAAGAACCTCCTTGATGAAGAATACTATGAAACCAAGGGCACGCCGTCAACGGACCGGACCTTCGGGGCCATTCTGTCCATGCGCTTCTAG
- a CDS encoding HEAT repeat domain-containing protein gives MQDILRKYAADPRSSEELVEAHRQEMHSDKDTREAMAILHFRGGWKEFELGRQLTESEDPEDRAVGADILAQLGWEKRTFHEESVEILINLLSDPDHQVIHYAAISLGHRNDVRAISPLVELALHEDALVRFGVTFGLSCHDDEQAITALIQLSRDADGDVRNWAMFALGSQTDMDGPEIREALAAGLHDPEAEIRSEALIGLARRKDARVFPELVKEWTLHDVSMLSIEAAEELADPDLIPHLMNLQESLDFTDDQEFQERIQDAILACEKIAGPVLTLSDDEQELDQ, from the coding sequence ATGCAAGATATATTAAGGAAGTATGCAGCAGACCCGAGAAGTTCAGAGGAATTGGTTGAAGCCCATCGCCAGGAGATGCATTCTGATAAGGATACCCGTGAAGCCATGGCTATTCTTCATTTTCGGGGAGGATGGAAGGAGTTTGAGCTGGGAAGGCAGCTGACAGAGAGTGAAGACCCTGAAGATCGTGCTGTTGGTGCTGACATTCTTGCCCAGCTGGGCTGGGAGAAAAGGACATTCCATGAGGAATCGGTCGAGATCCTGATCAATCTGCTCAGCGATCCTGATCATCAGGTCATCCATTATGCGGCAATCAGTTTAGGGCATCGCAACGATGTACGGGCCATTTCTCCGCTGGTCGAGCTGGCTCTGCATGAAGACGCGCTGGTCCGATTCGGGGTCACCTTTGGCTTGAGCTGTCATGACGATGAGCAAGCGATAACTGCCCTGATCCAGCTCAGTCGGGACGCTGATGGCGATGTTCGCAACTGGGCCATGTTTGCCCTTGGTTCTCAAACTGATATGGATGGTCCAGAGATCCGAGAGGCCTTGGCCGCAGGTTTGCACGACCCTGAGGCTGAGATTCGCAGCGAGGCCCTGATCGGTTTAGCCAGGCGTAAAGATGCACGGGTCTTCCCTGAGCTGGTCAAGGAATGGACATTGCATGATGTCAGTATGTTGAGTATTGAGGCGGCTGAGGAGTTAGCAGACCCAGATTTGATCCCTCACCTCATGAATCTACAAGAATCCTTGGATTTCACAGATGACCAGGAGTTTCAAGAGAGAATACAGGATGCCATCTTGGCCTGTGAGAAGATAGCAGGACCAGTATTGACTCTCAGCGACGATGAGCAAGAGCTGGACCAGTGA
- a CDS encoding DUF4198 domain-containing protein, which translates to MNLFRCILSCALISVFSLLLCSSAGAHKIWLNPADHFPEPGSTVEIGIGWGHKYLEDRTHEELKKGMPEKIQALDPDGKTVELTKLADDRYSLEVPKPGPYLISVKNKSGFFSTTPEGRKWGNKTEIADAVKCTNYHLGGKTVLMVGKGAEGFDRPVGQDLEIIPLTNPDQLKKGNTLKVRVLLNGNPAAFIPLKAAYAGFEKAEKEGEAAPSTMNKKEEKPFPAEAITDAQGEAELRLDRPGYWMVSLSHKPPYPDAAICDQYMYNMTFTFQVR; encoded by the coding sequence ATGAATCTGTTTCGTTGCATATTATCTTGCGCGCTTATCAGCGTTTTTTCCCTGCTGCTCTGCTCATCAGCAGGGGCCCATAAGATCTGGCTCAATCCTGCGGATCATTTCCCTGAGCCTGGCAGCACCGTGGAGATCGGGATCGGCTGGGGCCATAAGTACCTTGAAGACCGTACCCATGAAGAACTGAAAAAGGGGATGCCGGAGAAGATCCAGGCCCTTGATCCTGACGGCAAGACCGTTGAACTGACCAAGCTTGCCGATGACCGCTACAGCCTAGAGGTCCCGAAACCGGGCCCTTATCTGATCAGCGTGAAGAACAAATCCGGTTTTTTCTCCACCACCCCGGAGGGGAGAAAATGGGGCAATAAGACCGAGATTGCCGACGCAGTAAAATGTACCAATTATCATCTTGGTGGCAAGACGGTGCTCATGGTTGGCAAGGGCGCGGAAGGCTTTGACAGACCCGTTGGCCAAGACCTTGAGATCATTCCGCTCACCAACCCAGACCAACTGAAAAAAGGCAATACCTTGAAAGTCAGGGTGCTCCTCAATGGAAATCCTGCCGCATTTATTCCTCTGAAGGCCGCCTATGCTGGCTTTGAAAAGGCCGAGAAAGAAGGGGAAGCCGCTCCCTCGACCATGAACAAAAAGGAGGAGAAGCCATTTCCTGCGGAAGCTATCACCGATGCTCAAGGAGAAGCCGAACTCCGACTGGATCGTCCTGGTTACTGGATGGTCTCGCTGTCCCATAAGCCCCCCTATCCTGACGCAGCGATCTGTGATCAGTACATGTACAATATGACCTTTACTTTTCAGGTACGATAA
- a CDS encoding SAM-dependent methyltransferase: MWRSIQSQRSKSSALLTALLWAFAFIAGLSGNATAAEPQQQTGSFKVVGVGPGDGDLLTLRAVKAIEDAEVVFCSTRKQEGLASAVDFSGKEVIDGYGVLFWHYGKECSKNEVKHFKQRMSCEEYHAKQAAFARMVRNAVAQGKDVVMLSSGDPTIYGPDIWTLRELSELDTELIPGLSAFNAANAALEASLGEVIITAPFISKDGEQDSLEQLSAHEKATMVIFMPWDIGKTFQRLAKTYPAETPAAVVSNAGMTGKEKAVLGTVGSFAADSSGLDGNRSIIYVGERLEQAQFTKTPDKTAGKGKYYLVGMGPGDPDLASLRAMKVIQEADIIFSGEKIKKKFQEVLKGKEVISGYHRLFPYYGKTCSNSEDDDKRKNGMNCQEYHQKQEEFAARVRKAVAEGKTVAMLDSGDPLVYGPCSWSITELKDLDTEVVPGVSCFNAANAALKAGVTEGKTSHSVILASGWTVDEMARHQSTMVLFTMRNEFKKFIDTLTKYYSPDTPAAVVVRAGYAQNERVVHGTLGTMLDQVGKKKLPFEYMLYVGDFLKTSPDRIPAPTVSQSL; this comes from the coding sequence ATGTGGAGAAGCATTCAATCACAAAGAAGCAAAAGCAGTGCCCTGTTGACGGCCCTGCTCTGGGCGTTCGCGTTCATTGCCGGTCTCAGCGGCAACGCCACGGCCGCCGAACCGCAGCAGCAGACAGGCAGTTTTAAGGTCGTGGGCGTAGGCCCTGGCGACGGTGACCTGCTGACCCTCAGGGCGGTCAAGGCCATTGAGGACGCCGAGGTGGTCTTTTGCAGCACCCGCAAGCAAGAAGGCCTGGCCTCAGCAGTGGATTTCAGCGGCAAGGAGGTCATTGACGGCTATGGGGTCCTGTTCTGGCATTACGGCAAGGAATGCAGCAAGAATGAGGTCAAACACTTCAAGCAGCGGATGAGCTGTGAGGAGTACCATGCCAAGCAGGCAGCATTTGCCCGCATGGTGCGCAACGCGGTCGCCCAGGGCAAGGATGTGGTGATGTTGAGCAGTGGTGATCCCACCATCTACGGCCCGGATATCTGGACCCTGCGAGAACTGAGCGAGCTGGATACCGAGCTGATTCCTGGTCTCAGTGCCTTTAATGCCGCCAATGCGGCCCTGGAGGCCAGCCTGGGTGAGGTGATTATCACCGCCCCCTTTATCAGCAAGGATGGGGAGCAGGACAGCCTGGAGCAGCTCTCCGCTCATGAAAAGGCCACCATGGTCATCTTCATGCCCTGGGATATAGGGAAGACCTTTCAGCGCTTAGCCAAGACCTATCCGGCAGAGACCCCGGCAGCCGTGGTCAGCAATGCCGGTATGACCGGGAAAGAAAAGGCCGTTCTCGGGACCGTGGGCAGTTTTGCTGCGGACTCCTCTGGCCTGGACGGCAATCGCTCCATTATCTATGTGGGGGAGCGCTTGGAGCAGGCCCAGTTTACCAAGACCCCGGACAAGACGGCAGGAAAAGGAAAGTACTATCTGGTGGGCATGGGGCCCGGCGACCCTGATCTGGCCAGCCTTCGGGCCATGAAAGTTATTCAAGAGGCGGATATCATTTTCAGTGGTGAAAAAATCAAGAAAAAATTTCAAGAAGTGCTCAAAGGAAAAGAGGTCATCAGCGGCTATCACCGGCTCTTCCCTTATTACGGTAAGACCTGCAGCAACAGCGAAGATGACGACAAACGCAAAAACGGGATGAACTGCCAAGAGTACCATCAGAAACAGGAAGAGTTTGCCGCCAGGGTACGCAAGGCCGTGGCTGAGGGTAAGACTGTAGCCATGCTCGACAGCGGCGATCCCCTGGTCTATGGCCCCTGCTCCTGGTCGATCACCGAACTAAAAGACCTGGATACCGAAGTGGTGCCCGGAGTCAGTTGTTTCAATGCGGCCAATGCAGCCCTCAAGGCCGGGGTTACCGAGGGGAAAACCTCCCATTCGGTTATCCTGGCTTCAGGCTGGACCGTGGATGAAATGGCTCGCCATCAAAGCACCATGGTCCTGTTCACCATGCGCAACGAGTTCAAGAAGTTCATTGATACCCTGACGAAATATTATTCCCCGGATACTCCGGCTGCTGTTGTTGTCCGTGCTGGCTATGCCCAGAATGAACGGGTGGTCCACGGTACCCTGGGAACCATGCTCGACCAGGTGGGCAAAAAAAAACTGCCCTTTGAATACATGCTCTATGTGGGAGATTTCCTAAAAACGAGCCCGGATCGCATCCCGGCTCCGACTGTCTCGCAATCATTATAA
- a CDS encoding amino acid permease, which produces MKKSFNTKNDLTREVGLSSATVLVIANMVGTGVFTTSGFILKELGDPRALLLCWLFGGLFALCGAFCFGELGARFPRAGGEYVFLRESFGRPVAFLSGWISLFVGFSAPIAAASMAFSSYFSQAFGLPTDGAFVFSPFGVPMITLSWFNLIALLVIGTFTLIHYHGLRTGTKVQNGLTLFKITLIIVFIIGGFTFGKGSIEHFSARQDLFATFSSEKFAVSLIFVSFAYSGWNAAAYLGGEIINPRRNIPSALLIGTAVVTVLYLLLNALYIYAVPIGQLAGEVEVGAKAAIGLFGTNISRFFSAAVALGLLSVVSAMVMTGPRIYYAMAQDGVFFSVFGKLNPLHHTPASSIFLQAGIAVIMVLSASFETLLIYIGFTLSLSAMLTVVGLMRIRWREGKAPNLYQTPGYPLTPLLFIAANSWIIFFSVRSQPVAVLFALGTIAVGMLVYLLTGTKKEDDQDPALTAETEPTY; this is translated from the coding sequence ATGAAAAAATCATTCAATACCAAGAACGACCTGACCCGTGAGGTCGGCCTGTCCTCGGCAACAGTCCTGGTGATCGCCAATATGGTGGGCACCGGTGTTTTTACCACCTCGGGCTTTATCCTCAAAGAACTGGGCGACCCGCGGGCCCTGCTGCTCTGCTGGCTGTTCGGTGGCCTGTTCGCCCTGTGCGGAGCCTTCTGCTTTGGAGAACTCGGAGCCCGTTTTCCCCGGGCAGGGGGAGAGTATGTCTTTCTCCGGGAAAGTTTCGGCAGGCCAGTAGCCTTTTTATCCGGTTGGATATCGCTCTTTGTCGGCTTTTCCGCTCCCATTGCCGCAGCCTCCATGGCCTTTTCCTCTTATTTCTCTCAGGCATTTGGTCTGCCAACAGACGGTGCGTTTGTCTTCAGTCCCTTCGGGGTCCCCATGATCACCCTGTCTTGGTTTAACCTGATCGCCCTGCTGGTCATCGGGACGTTCACCCTGATTCATTATCACGGTCTTCGTACAGGCACCAAAGTGCAGAACGGACTGACCCTGTTCAAAATTACCCTGATCATCGTTTTTATTATCGGTGGGTTTACCTTTGGCAAGGGGTCAATCGAGCATTTCAGTGCACGCCAAGACCTCTTCGCTACCTTTTCTTCAGAAAAATTCGCGGTCTCCCTTATCTTTGTCTCTTTTGCCTACAGCGGCTGGAACGCAGCAGCCTATCTTGGTGGAGAGATTATCAATCCCCGGCGCAATATCCCCTCTGCCCTGCTGATCGGGACTGCCGTGGTAACGGTACTCTATCTGCTCCTCAATGCGCTCTATATCTACGCTGTTCCTATTGGCCAACTGGCCGGAGAGGTGGAAGTGGGGGCAAAGGCAGCCATTGGTCTGTTCGGCACAAACATCAGTCGTTTTTTCAGCGCAGCCGTGGCCTTGGGGCTCCTCTCGGTGGTAAGTGCTATGGTCATGACCGGTCCCAGAATCTACTATGCTATGGCCCAGGACGGGGTCTTTTTTTCGGTCTTCGGAAAATTAAATCCGCTCCATCATACCCCGGCCTCATCAATCTTTCTCCAGGCCGGTATAGCGGTTATCATGGTGCTGTCCGCCTCCTTTGAGACCCTGCTGATCTATATCGGCTTTACCCTGTCCCTGTCCGCCATGCTGACCGTTGTCGGCCTGATGCGCATCCGTTGGCGGGAAGGAAAAGCCCCCAACCTGTACCAGACACCTGGCTATCCGCTGACGCCCCTCTTGTTTATTGCAGCGAACAGCTGGATCATCTTTTTCTCCGTACGAAGCCAGCCTGTGGCTGTCCTGTTTGCCCTGGGCACCATTGCTGTGGGCATGCTTGTCTACCTTTTGACAGGGACGAAAAAAGAGGATGACCAAGACCCGGCCCTGACAGCGGAAACAGAGCCAACCTATTAA
- a CDS encoding HAD-IC family P-type ATPase: MPDKTINCEQNSAISWYQLDEAAVLEALGTSRAGLAPEIARERQQHCGVNELQFKKTPAWVRFLRQFHDPMIIILLITATITAGLTAAGQHMLPDTLVIAGVVVFNAILGFIQEGKAEGALDALRNMMVQECLVVRAGDQQQIAARDLVPGDIVVLEGGNKIPADVRFIETNNAHIDESSLTGESVPVQKSTEALQGGADLVPGDQRNMGFSGTYLTQGSALTVVVAIGAQTVFGKIADLVKAADSGTTPLQKKMQEFVRAIIIAILIIGGLNFLLGVYLGYAVSYSFLGAVSLIVAAIPEMLPALVTSILALSCTVMARRKALVRKLPAAETLGATSVICSDKTGTLTENRMTVTRIFAGGQVYTVTGSGEDLEGEFLQENVAQDIHAHPALLKTLYTGFYCNNASLTVKGPATGDPTEIALRVSGAKAELMVEAVHRCMEIPFDSSTKYMAVLVKEGEQPYILVKGAPEVVVAMCATQLNRNGEQELIDQEGALAAAKAFAGDALRTLAFALLPVSSNCKDLTHDQLRGLCLAGLQGMIDPPKQSAIEAVGQCRQAGIRTVMITGDHPATAQAVARQLGIAADRAMTGRQLASLSDEELFQAVKEISVFARVAPEHKKRIAESLRSHDLVVAMTGDGVNDAPALKAADIGIAMGISGTEVAKEASDMVLADDNFATIIAAVEEGRHAWNNLRKAILYTLPTNAAQALLIIGAILMASFIPLFSIRFVLEPVQILWINLLDSVLLTMPLMMEAKEKGLLASPPRSSRARIIDALFLRRVVLVGLAIAVPGALIYHHFGAAAVVDGQLVAPLLLTQAQTAAFWAILLAHFGYVLSARSVDASVFTLNPLGNRWLLAGIVISILIRLIPTAIPAAASLFKTAPFPADWWPLILACFFPSLLMIELDKLLARMGIFQSAHETREPSPVADA, encoded by the coding sequence ATGCCGGATAAGACGATCAACTGTGAACAGAATTCCGCAATCTCCTGGTATCAGCTGGACGAGGCTGCGGTGCTGGAGGCATTGGGCACCAGCCGTGCAGGCCTGGCCCCCGAGATAGCCAGGGAACGGCAGCAGCATTGCGGCGTGAACGAGCTCCAGTTCAAAAAGACGCCAGCATGGGTGCGCTTTCTCCGCCAGTTTCACGATCCCATGATCATTATCCTCTTGATCACGGCAACGATCACAGCTGGCTTGACTGCGGCGGGTCAACATATGTTGCCCGATACCCTGGTGATCGCCGGAGTGGTGGTGTTTAACGCGATCCTGGGCTTTATCCAGGAGGGCAAGGCCGAAGGTGCCTTGGATGCCCTGCGCAATATGATGGTCCAGGAATGTCTGGTGGTGCGGGCAGGAGACCAACAGCAGATCGCAGCCCGTGATCTGGTGCCAGGTGATATTGTGGTCTTGGAAGGGGGGAACAAGATCCCGGCCGACGTCCGCTTTATCGAGACCAATAATGCCCATATCGACGAGTCGTCGCTGACCGGTGAGTCCGTGCCGGTGCAGAAGTCCACTGAGGCCCTGCAGGGCGGTGCTGATCTGGTCCCTGGCGATCAACGCAATATGGGCTTCTCTGGAACCTATCTGACCCAGGGCTCAGCCCTGACCGTGGTGGTTGCCATCGGCGCCCAGACCGTGTTCGGCAAGATTGCCGACCTGGTCAAGGCTGCTGACTCCGGCACCACGCCCCTGCAGAAAAAAATGCAGGAGTTTGTGCGCGCAATCATCATCGCCATCCTGATCATTGGTGGTCTGAATTTTCTCCTCGGGGTATATCTCGGTTATGCGGTGAGCTACAGCTTTCTCGGGGCAGTGTCCTTGATTGTGGCGGCCATTCCTGAGATGCTGCCCGCCTTGGTGACCTCGATCCTGGCCCTGTCCTGTACGGTCATGGCCCGACGCAAGGCCCTGGTCAGAAAACTGCCTGCTGCAGAGACCCTGGGCGCCACCTCGGTCATCTGTTCTGATAAAACAGGGACCCTGACAGAAAACCGGATGACTGTGACCCGTATCTTCGCTGGCGGACAGGTCTACACCGTGACCGGGAGCGGCGAAGATCTTGAAGGCGAGTTTTTGCAGGAAAACGTGGCCCAGGATATCCATGCCCATCCTGCCCTCTTGAAAACCCTCTATACCGGCTTTTATTGCAATAATGCCTCCCTGACCGTGAAGGGGCCCGCGACCGGTGATCCCACCGAGATCGCGCTCCGTGTCTCTGGCGCCAAGGCCGAGCTAATGGTGGAGGCCGTCCACCGCTGTATGGAAATCCCCTTTGACAGCTCGACCAAGTATATGGCGGTCCTGGTCAAGGAAGGGGAGCAGCCGTATATTTTGGTCAAGGGCGCACCAGAGGTGGTGGTGGCCATGTGTGCAACCCAACTCAACCGCAACGGTGAACAGGAACTCATTGACCAGGAGGGCGCCCTGGCCGCAGCAAAGGCCTTTGCCGGTGATGCCTTGCGCACCCTGGCCTTTGCCCTGTTGCCGGTGTCATCGAACTGTAAAGACCTCACCCATGACCAGCTGCGCGGTCTCTGCCTGGCTGGCTTACAGGGCATGATCGATCCACCCAAACAGTCTGCCATCGAAGCGGTTGGCCAATGTCGGCAGGCGGGTATCCGGACGGTGATGATTACCGGAGACCATCCGGCGACTGCCCAGGCAGTGGCCCGGCAACTGGGGATCGCTGCCGATCGCGCCATGACCGGCAGACAGTTGGCCAGTCTCAGCGATGAGGAACTGTTTCAGGCGGTCAAGGAGATCTCCGTGTTTGCCCGGGTAGCACCGGAGCATAAAAAGCGGATTGCAGAGAGTCTGCGCAGCCACGACCTGGTGGTGGCCATGACCGGTGACGGGGTCAATGATGCGCCAGCGCTCAAGGCGGCGGATATCGGTATCGCCATGGGTATCAGCGGCACTGAGGTGGCCAAGGAGGCCTCTGATATGGTCTTGGCAGACGATAACTTTGCCACCATTATAGCGGCAGTGGAAGAGGGGCGTCATGCCTGGAATAACCTGCGCAAGGCAATCCTCTATACCCTGCCTACAAATGCCGCCCAGGCCCTGTTGATCATCGGCGCTATCTTGATGGCCTCCTTTATTCCCTTGTTCTCCATACGCTTTGTCCTGGAACCGGTCCAGATCCTCTGGATCAACCTGCTGGATTCCGTCCTGCTGACCATGCCCTTGATGATGGAGGCCAAGGAGAAGGGCCTGTTGGCATCTCCCCCGCGCAGTTCTCGGGCCCGTATTATCGATGCCCTGTTTTTGCGCCGTGTTGTCTTGGTCGGGCTGGCGATTGCCGTGCCCGGAGCCCTGATCTACCACCATTTTGGCGCAGCGGCCGTGGTCGATGGCCAATTGGTTGCTCCCCTGCTCCTGACCCAGGCGCAAACCGCTGCCTTCTGGGCGATCCTGCTGGCCCATTTTGGCTATGTCCTATCCGCCCGCTCGGTGGATGCCTCGGTTTTTACCCTTAATCCCTTGGGCAATCGCTGGCTGCTGGCCGGTATTGTAATCAGTATCCTGATTCGATTGATTCCCACCGCCATACCTGCGGCGGCATCCTTGTTCAAGACCGCCCCCTTCCCTGCCGACTGGTGGCCCTTGATCCTCGCCTGCTTTTTTCCCAGCCTGCTCATGATTGAATTAGACAAGCTCCTGGCAAGGATGGGGATCTTCCAGAGTGCTCATGAAACAAGGGAGCCATCTCCCGTTGCAGATGCGTGA